Proteins co-encoded in one Kutzneria chonburiensis genomic window:
- the fbaA gene encoding class II fructose-bisphosphate aldolase: MPIATPEVYAEMLDRAKANEFAYPAINVTSSETLNAALRGFAEAESDGIVQVSTGGAEFLSGTKVKDMVTGAAALAEYAHVVAAKYPVNIALHTDHCPKDKLDGFVRPLLAISQERVARGENPLFQSHMWDGSAVPLDENLTIAAELLDQAAKANIILEVEIGVVGGEEDGVANEINDKLYTSNEDFLKTLAALGAGEKGRYLLAATFGNVHGVYKPGNVKLRPSVLKAGQDVVAEKLGKAGTKPFDLVFHGGSGSLPEEIAEAVSYGVVKMNIDTDTQYAFTRPIVDHFFKNYDGILKIDGEVGNKKVYDPRSYLKAAEVGMAARIAQAAEHLKSSGRMIAG; encoded by the coding sequence ATGCCTATCGCGACCCCTGAGGTCTACGCGGAGATGCTCGACCGGGCGAAGGCGAACGAGTTCGCCTACCCGGCGATCAACGTGACCTCCTCGGAGACGCTGAACGCGGCGCTGCGCGGCTTCGCCGAGGCCGAGAGCGACGGCATCGTCCAGGTCTCCACCGGCGGCGCCGAGTTCCTGTCCGGCACCAAGGTCAAGGACATGGTCACCGGCGCGGCCGCGCTGGCCGAGTACGCCCACGTGGTGGCGGCCAAGTACCCGGTCAACATCGCGCTGCACACCGACCACTGCCCCAAGGACAAGCTGGACGGCTTCGTCCGCCCGCTGCTGGCGATCAGCCAGGAGCGCGTGGCCCGCGGCGAGAACCCGCTGTTCCAGTCGCACATGTGGGACGGCTCCGCGGTGCCGCTGGACGAGAACCTGACCATCGCCGCCGAGCTGCTCGACCAGGCGGCCAAGGCCAACATCATTCTCGAGGTGGAGATCGGTGTCGTCGGCGGCGAGGAGGACGGCGTCGCCAACGAGATCAACGACAAGCTCTACACCTCCAACGAAGACTTCCTGAAGACGCTGGCCGCGCTCGGCGCCGGTGAGAAGGGCCGCTACCTGCTGGCCGCCACCTTCGGCAACGTGCACGGCGTGTACAAGCCGGGCAACGTCAAGCTGCGCCCGTCGGTGCTCAAGGCCGGCCAGGACGTGGTGGCCGAGAAGCTGGGCAAGGCCGGCACCAAGCCGTTCGACCTGGTCTTCCACGGCGGCTCCGGCTCGCTGCCGGAGGAGATCGCCGAGGCGGTCAGCTACGGCGTGGTGAAGATGAACATCGACACCGACACCCAGTACGCCTTCACCCGGCCGATCGTGGACCACTTCTTCAAGAACTACGACGGCATCCTGAAGATCGACGGCGAGGTCGGCAACAAGAAGGTCTACGACCCGCGCAGCTACCTCAAGGCCGCCGAGGTCGGCATGGCCGCCCGCATCGCGCAGGCCGCCGAGCACCTCAAGTCCAGCGGTCGCATGATCGCCGGCTGA
- a CDS encoding sensor domain-containing diguanylate cyclase: MSGVSASSILPRWALFSVPRRAIGYLLLVQLVALLTVVISALNVTVSSSQWLIFGVLVFCALAHTELARGIERARRELAGPGHVDLASVWLFAGVLVLPAPLTAALITLVYIHYQLRNPFVAWHRRLFGMGVLILSAQATTSLLSLVGGPGHLFGPTVDAVTVVAIVAGIMVYAVADVALIAGRIALYGTPGVTVRKVFGDVSKHMLEISTLFYGALLAFALSYSPALVVLALPPVLMLHRSVLLKQVEEKASKDAKTGLFNSEGWHTRANRERSRAQRTNEGFGLLMVDLDHFKKVNDTYGHVAGDAVLKAVADAISGEVRDYDSVGRFGGEEFVVLLPGMSEADGVGVAERIRHAVTQLVVEAPVEGRTTIIRNLSASIGVSTFPQAGDDIEPLLLAADAALYQAKNSGRNRVVASTALRKPVLAIAA; encoded by the coding sequence GTGTCCGGTGTGTCGGCGAGCTCAATTTTGCCCAGGTGGGCCCTGTTCTCGGTGCCCAGGAGAGCGATCGGGTATCTCCTCCTCGTTCAGCTGGTGGCGCTACTTACTGTAGTGATATCTGCGCTGAACGTGACGGTGAGCTCGAGTCAGTGGTTGATATTCGGTGTTCTGGTCTTCTGTGCATTGGCGCACACCGAACTCGCTCGTGGAATCGAGCGGGCCCGCCGAGAGCTCGCCGGCCCCGGACACGTCGACCTCGCATCGGTCTGGTTGTTCGCCGGTGTGCTGGTGCTGCCGGCGCCGCTGACCGCGGCGTTGATCACGCTGGTCTACATCCATTACCAGCTGCGCAATCCGTTCGTTGCTTGGCATCGACGGCTGTTCGGCATGGGTGTGTTGATATTGTCCGCGCAGGCGACCACCAGCTTGTTGTCGTTGGTCGGCGGTCCTGGTCATTTGTTCGGCCCGACGGTCGACGCCGTCACCGTGGTCGCCATCGTCGCCGGGATTATGGTCTACGCCGTCGCCGACGTCGCGCTGATCGCCGGCCGCATCGCGCTCTATGGCACCCCTGGCGTCACGGTGCGCAAGGTTTTCGGCGACGTGTCCAAGCACATGCTGGAGATCTCCACCCTGTTTTATGGAGCATTGCTTGCTTTTGCCTTGTCCTACAGTCCGGCGCTTGTCGTGCTGGCGCTGCCGCCGGTGCTGATGCTGCACCGGTCGGTGCTGCTCAAGCAGGTCGAGGAGAAGGCGAGCAAGGACGCCAAGACGGGCCTGTTCAACAGCGAGGGCTGGCACACCAGGGCCAACCGTGAGCGTTCCCGGGCGCAGCGCACCAACGAGGGCTTCGGGCTGCTGATGGTCGACCTCGACCACTTCAAGAAGGTCAACGACACCTACGGCCACGTGGCCGGCGACGCGGTGCTCAAGGCGGTGGCCGACGCCATCTCCGGCGAGGTCCGCGACTACGACTCGGTCGGCCGGTTCGGCGGCGAGGAGTTCGTGGTGCTGCTACCCGGCATGTCCGAGGCCGACGGCGTCGGTGTCGCCGAGCGGATTCGACATGCGGTGACCCAACTGGTGGTGGAAGCTCCGGTCGAAGGCCGGACGACCATCATCCGAAATCTCTCCGCGTCCATCGGCGTCTCGACCTTCCCGCAGGCCGGTGACGACATAGAACCCTTGCTCCTGGCGGCCGATGCCGCGCTCTACCAGGCCAAGAACAGCGGGCGAAATCGCGTGGTGGCCAGTACGGCCCTACGCAAACCCGTGCTGGCGATCGCGGCCTGA
- a CDS encoding MFS transporter, whose protein sequence is MEGTGRAARYRDVFANGEFRALWLAELVSTAGDQIARVALSLLVFDRTRSAALAALTFAFTMLPALFGPLLAGLADRYPRRTVMVCADLARAALMAIMATPGVSLPPLFVLLFVTQLLGSPSNAARGALLADVLAGDELTVGQSLRAVVGQISQVAGFAGGGFLVTLLTPYGALAVNAASFAASAALLVLGVRSRPATGVVAGEHVTLWASTRRGARLIWADAQLRTLALMIWMIGLPVAAEGLVVPYLSALNHTPTPNPVDVGWLLAATPVGAIVGALVITRIAPELRLRLIGPLAALSGLPLFVCALEPGLVVSCVLFALSGVAAAYMVVAPPAFIQRTPVVGRGQTIGLMSSGAIAAQGISVALAGVLADGVGPSGTIAIAGLAAVVAGIGLSVAWRRSRLHEVGHVA, encoded by the coding sequence GCGCTGCCAGGTACCGGGATGTTTTCGCCAACGGCGAGTTCCGGGCCTTGTGGCTGGCCGAGCTCGTTTCCACCGCGGGTGACCAGATCGCCCGGGTCGCATTGTCACTTCTTGTGTTCGATCGAACACGCTCCGCTGCATTGGCCGCATTGACCTTTGCGTTCACCATGCTGCCCGCGTTGTTCGGACCATTGCTCGCCGGCCTGGCCGATCGCTATCCGCGGCGCACCGTGATGGTGTGCGCCGATCTTGCCCGCGCGGCACTGATGGCGATCATGGCCACCCCGGGAGTTTCGCTTCCACCCTTGTTTGTCCTGCTTTTCGTCACCCAACTGCTTGGGTCGCCGTCGAATGCGGCGCGCGGAGCCCTATTGGCTGATGTTCTCGCGGGTGACGAACTCACGGTCGGACAGAGTCTGCGTGCGGTTGTCGGCCAGATCTCTCAGGTCGCCGGCTTTGCCGGCGGTGGTTTTCTGGTGACGTTGTTGACGCCGTACGGCGCGCTCGCGGTGAACGCGGCCAGCTTCGCCGCGTCCGCCGCCCTCCTCGTGCTCGGCGTGCGGAGTCGGCCGGCGACCGGCGTGGTGGCTGGCGAGCATGTGACGCTGTGGGCCTCGACGCGCCGCGGTGCGCGGCTGATCTGGGCGGACGCCCAGCTGCGCACGCTGGCCCTGATGATCTGGATGATCGGCCTGCCGGTGGCCGCGGAGGGCTTGGTCGTGCCCTACCTGTCGGCGCTGAACCACACGCCGACGCCGAACCCGGTCGATGTCGGCTGGCTGCTCGCGGCGACGCCGGTCGGCGCCATCGTCGGCGCGCTCGTCATCACCAGAATTGCTCCGGAGCTCCGGCTCCGGCTGATCGGACCGCTGGCCGCCCTGTCGGGGTTGCCGCTGTTCGTCTGTGCGCTGGAGCCCGGGCTCGTGGTCTCCTGCGTGTTGTTCGCGCTGTCCGGGGTGGCCGCCGCCTACATGGTGGTCGCGCCGCCCGCCTTCATCCAGCGCACGCCCGTCGTCGGCAGGGGGCAGACGATCGGGTTGATGTCCTCGGGAGCGATTGCCGCACAAGGCATTTCTGTGGCGCTCGCCGGGGTTCTCGCCGATGGCGTGGGTCCGTCAGGAACCATCGCGATCGCGGGATTGGCGGCTGTTGTCGCCGGGATCGGGTTGTCCGTCGCATGGCGGCGGAGCCGGTTGCACGAGGTCGGTCATGTTGCCTAG